Proteins co-encoded in one Neodiprion lecontei isolate iyNeoLeco1 chromosome 3, iyNeoLeco1.1, whole genome shotgun sequence genomic window:
- the LOC107218163 gene encoding uncharacterized protein LOC107218163 isoform X2, with protein sequence MEEERADMSMFLGYWYIVQYYASSEEALDYRCMRAELSVSSEIAEVTMNFTYSFADDPINEQLGGNITWKIPSPDFPAHWVHAEDTYEGIYNTYVLDSDYKSWALLMHCAEKSKSPRYLSSFIMSRDPQLGVNVISYLREKLPRYDIDLEYMFPMSQENCTTVDPGIGLLMPPPVRVVSKRRNGGRRHPLKRKNRRF encoded by the exons TTCTTGGGATATTGGTACATCGTCCAGTACTATGCAAGCTCGGAGGAAGCTCTGGATTACAGATGCATGCGAGCCGAGCTGTCCGTCTCTTCGGAGATCGCCGAAGTGACGATGAACTTCACCTACAGTTTTGCCGACGATCCAATCAACGAACAGCTCGGTGGAAACATCACCTGGAAAATACCTTCGCCGGATTTCCCTGCGCACTGGGTCCACGCCGAAGACACAT ACGAAGGGATATACAACACGTACGTACTCGATTCCGACTACAAGTCTTGGGCCTTACTGATGCATTGCGCCGAGAAAAGCAAGAGCCCTCGATACCTATCCAGCTTCATTATGAGCCGGGATCCTCAACTTGGGGTCAACGTCATCTCTTATCTCCGAGAGAAACTCCCCAG GTATGACATCGACCTGGAGTACATGTTCCCGATGTCTCAAGAAAATTGCACGACTGTGGATCCAGGAATCGGACTACTGATGCCACCTCCGGTACGCGTCGTGTCGAAGAGGCGAAACGGGGGGCGGCGACATCCGTTGAAGAGGAAAAATCGTCGCTTCTAA